TCTTAGACGTACGGTTGGCATAGAGAGTCCCTACGGTTAAGTCCTGCTCACCCGTCACTTTATGCAAATAAATATACAGAGCCGCCAGAAAGAACGTGAAAATACTGATTTTATGTTCCTCGCAAAAAGCCGTAACACCACGATACAATTCATGCTTCAGTATAAAACTCTCCCGGCGTGCAGCTGTGCTCAGTGTCAGCGGGTTATATGATTTTAAGCCTGTGGTCTCTGGCAAATCAGCAAACTTTTCCGTCCAATACGTCTTGTCCTTTTGATAACGGTCAGATTGCTCATAGCTTTGCTCTACCTGAATAAAATCCAGATAAGGATTGCCTTTGGTCGGTGCATCCTGACCTGTACCATGCACAATATTCATATAATGTCCGGTGATTTCATTAATGGCCTGATTCATGGACACGCCGTCCGAAATAATATGATGCATTTTAAAATTGAACCAGGTTTCTTCTACCCCTAGCTGTAAAATAACAAATCGGTACAGCTGCGAATCCAACAATGAGAACGGTTGTGGATTATGGCGCTTTAACCATTCATTCGCTTCTTCCGGGGTTACTTGAAGCGTTTCAATATTTTCCGCTGTAAACGGCTCTACATATTGATATGGGATTCCATCCTGAGCAGTGATTTTGATACGGAAAGAATCGTTTTGGGCAATCACTCGGTTCATTGCTTGCTGCAATGCATCTATACGAACAGTTCCTCTAATTTTTACAGTACCGATAATGGTTGAAGTGTTCCGATGAGGATACAAAAGCTCCGTATACCAAATACGTTGCTGTGGCTGGCTTAGGGAAAACAATTGAACATCTTGCTGTGTCATCCGTCTCTCTCCTCGCAAAATAGATATTTGGTAAAAAGAAAATTCGCATATTTATGCGGTTTGTTCCTCTGGATGCTTTCGAAACTGAAGCTCATACAGCTCCGCATAATGACCACCCTCAGCAAGGAGCTGGTCATGAGTTCCCTGTTCTTTGAGCTCGCCATCGGCAAGAACACAGATCGTATCCGCCCTCTCAATCGTAGACAATCGATGGGCAATAACTAATGTCGTACGATCCTTCATCAGCTCATCTAAGCCCTGCTGAACTTCATATTCCGACTCTGCATCCAGGGCCGAGGTGGCTTCATCCAGCAGCAAAATCGGCGCATTTTTGAGCAGAGCACGGGCAATCGCGATTCGCTGTCTTTGACCCCCGGACAAATTGGCTCCGCGTTCACCGACAATCGTGTCATAACCCTCCGGAAGCTCAGCTATGAAGCCGCTGGCATAGGCTGTTTTGGCCGCAGCCTTTACTTCCTCATCCGTGGCATCCGGTGAGCCGAAGCGGATATTGTCTGCTACTGTACCGTGGAACAGTGTAGCCTCCTGTGGTACATAGGCCATTAAATCCCTAACCTCATCCAACCGAAATTCTTCTGCCAAGCGGCCGCGAACCCGCAGCACACCTTCATCCGGTGGGTAAAATCCCAGCAACAACTTCATCACGGTGCTTTTCCCACCACCACTCGGACCGACAATCGCGGTTACCTGCCCTTCTGGCACGACCAAGTTCAATCTTCGCAGCGTTGGACGGTCTGGCTGATAGCCAAAGCTGATATTGTGCAGCTCCAGCGCAGCAGCAGTCTGTTCAATAGAGAGGTCTGAATCCACAGTCTCGACACCGTCATAGGATTCCTTAGGTTCACGGGCTGATGAAGCTGACACCTCTGGATCGATAAGCCCGGTTACTGATTCCTTCTGTTTCGCCGCGGGAAACTGTTCCTCTTCCTTCGACTCATTCAAGATTTCGCGGATACGCGCCAAGCCTGCCAAAGAGTTTTGTAACAGGGATACAGCTGCCCCCAGCTCCAAAAATACCGTTGAAATACCCGTTTGCAGCTGCACAATCTGTCCCAAAACTCCGAGCTCCATTTGCTTCTGCGAAACCAAGATCAATCCAGCAACAAGCACACCGCCCAGCGTAATAAATTCAATAACAAAATTACACATATCCTGCAGTCCCATATGACGTCCCTGTCGGATACTGATGCGATTTATGTCCTCGCTTGCATCGTTGCAAAGTCCACCCACTTTTGTCCTTAACCCAAATAACTTCACCGTCTGTAAACCGGAAAGCAAATCACTCAATCGTTCCGTGAACCTGCTCATCCGTCCCTGTAATTCTTCACTCGTCTGTCGCATTTTCTTCGCAAAATGAGCATTTATCCAGGCTGAAGCTAGTCCTAGTAGAACCGCCATAATCCCAAATCGCCAATCCAGCACCATCAGAATGACTAGTGAGCCTAAGAAAAGCGAAGTTTCCAGTATAATCGAGCGAATATGAACGGTGTAAGCCTGCTCCAGCGTTTGGACATCGTTTGTCATGCGGGAAACAAGATTACCCGAATGGTGTTTTTCGGCTTTTTCATACGATAGCTTGACAACATGACCGAATAGTTTCATTCGTACATCGGCAATTGCGAGCTTGACACATCGTTTATACATATAGCTGCACACTGGGGAAATAAGACTTAACGCCAAAAATGTGCCGCTGACCAAATAGACCGCTCGGTACAGCTCCTGTACATCGCCATTAACCGCAAAATTCAGCAAATAATGCACCACAAAAGAAAGCAAAATTGTGATGCTGGCATTGGTCAGACTGTTGCCAACCAACCCCGTAAAATACCATTTTCGATGCGGCTTCATCAGGGACATCAATTGCTTAAATTCATAAAACCCCTGCTTGAAGGTCACGACGCTCACTCCTTTCCTCAGGCAGTGAATACCCGTTTTCCTCCGTTTGCTGTCCTTCAAAATTTTGCAAATACAGCTTTCGGTACACACCTTCACGGCCTAGTAATTCCTCATGTGTACCCGATTCCACAATGCTCCCCTGATCAAGTACGATAATGCGGTTCGCCTGGCGTACAGTTGACAGTCGATGAGCTATGACCAGTACCGTCCGGTTTTGCATTGCTGCATTCATTGCAATCTGTACCTGAGCCTCCGACTGGCTATCGAGTGCTGAAGTCGGCTCGTCCAGTAGAAGCAGCGGAGCATTTTTCAGCAATGCTCTTGCTATAGAAATACGCTGCTTTTGTCCTCCAGACAATCCGCCTCCCCGTTCGCTCAACAGAGTTTCATAGCCCTCGGGTAGCTGAACAATAAAGTCATGCGCATGTGCCGCTTTCGCCGCCTCGACAATTTCTTTCCGGGTCGCCTCCAGACGTCCATATCCGATATTTTCTGCAATAGTGGCCGGAAAAAGCGACGGTTCCTGAGATACCATCGAAATATGGCTACGCAGGCTTGTTAGGTTCCAATCTGTTAAATTCTTACCAAACAATTGAACGGTTCCGGCATGCTCTCCAGGTTCATTAAATCCGCAAAGCAGCTTGAAGATTGTGCTTTTACCGCCACCGCTGGCCCCAACAATCGCTACCGTTTCTCCTTGTCCTACCTGGAAGCTAATCTCCTTCAGCACCGTGTTCCCTTCGTTGTAGCCAAAGGTTAAATGCTCAAAGCTGACTACAGGAATGTCGTCCTTGCTTTCTGCATCGTCTTCCTTGAGATCTTGGCTTATTGAAGTGATTTTCCCGTCTTGCCGCTCATCTGGCCAATCCAGCACCTCAAACAAATGCTTCGCTGCTCCCCCCGCTTCCTTCATTTGCGAAATGATCGTCGGCAGCATGGCAACAGGCTGCAATATGAACGAAATAAGATATAAAAAAAGGACAATGCCACCAGCATTCAACTCACCTTGTTGAATCAAATATCCACCGTACACAATGACCAAAATAATCGGTGTTGCCAGCATCATCACACCTACTGGAGTTATGAACGCATAGCGTTTTTCTAGCCGCAATCCGCGCTTGATGACCTCCTCCGTAATCACCATATACTTCTTCAACAGCACAGCCTGCATATTAAATGCCTTGACGATAGGAATTCCTCCGATCGCATCCTGTCCCACCGCGTTCAAATGAGCAATTTTCTCCTGAAGCTCCTTGGAGTATTTCTCAATTGGCTTGCTCATCAGTGAGGTTATGATCATTCCTACAGGCATAAGCGCAAGACTTGCCAAAACCAGTTTCCAGCTTGTCAGTAAAAGCAACGTTAAGGATGCCGTAAACACAAGTGGCAAATAAAACAGATTAGCAAACTGCTGGATAAAAAAGTTCTGCAACAGCGCCGTATTGTTTGTTAGACGGGATACCAAATCTCCGGTGAACTTGCTCTCCACGCTGGAAACAGGTAAATCATAAAACTTATGTACGAGATCGCCTCTCAAGTCGCGCAGGGCACTAACACTAAAACGTGCCGAAGCGTACCTCATCACAAACTTACAAGGCATTCCAATTACCGTCATACCAACAACTAGATAGATCATGTTCTGGGTGGAGGAGAATGTTCCCTGTGCCATTTGCTCTATGGCCTTACCCAAAATAATGTCAATAGCTGCCAAACACAAGGAGGAAATCACGGCTATAAAAACCCAAAGATTATAAGGCTTTATATAACGTGTGAGTCTCCGAAAAGCAGAATTTGATCGAAACAAAGGCATCCCTCTTTTTCATTGCCACACTTTAGCAGTGCGAACTTTTTAGATTGGCGATGGACGTCATTGAAGTAAACTCTGTGTCTGAAATGATGAGGGCCTGTACAGAAAAATTGGATTTTAATCTACGCTGGAAAATGCATCATGGTGGGTGGTTTTATCGGTTATTGCTGAGATGGTGATAACGAAGTGTATCGTGATGTGTGGGACATTCAACTCTGCCTGAATCGTGGTTGTGGAGTGCTTGTGTTGTAAGTTGTATGAGCTGCCGCAGCGTGGGCCATCGGCGAGGATGCGGAGAGAATGTCCTCGACTGCGCTCATAACCTCTTGCTCTTGTTCATGGATGAAAAAGTGATTGCCTTCGAACATCCGGACATCCATAGGTGACATCGTATGCTGCTGCCAGGCACGAAGTGAATCTGTGCTAACCTCAAAATCCCTCGTTCCCCCTAAAACCGTCATCGGGCATGCCAGTGGATCTCCCGGCTGATAAACATAAGTTTCACATACCTTAAAATCTGCACGCAGACGAGGCATAATAATTTGCATCAATTCTGCATTTTGCAGCACCTCTTCGGGGGTGCCCTGCATCAAACGAAGCTCTTCGGTGAAAGAATCGTCTGCTAAATTATGGAGCCGTTTCTTGGAGTATGGAAGTTGAGGAGCGGATTTACCAGATACGATGATATGCACAGGTAGTTTTCCAGCTTTGCTGTATAACTGCCGCGCTGTTTCAAATGCGATCAGTGCCCCCATACTGTGCCCAAAAAAGGCAAATGGCTTATGTATGTATGGAGCCATAGCGGGAACCAACGATTGGACGATGTCTTGAAGGGTTTCCATTGGAGCTTCAGTGGAGCGGCTCTCACGTCCTGGGAGTTGTATTGGCAACACAGTAATATCAGGCGCGAGCCTGGACTTCCAAGAGTTAAATATGTAAGCACCACCACCGGCGTAGGGGAAGCAGAATAGTTGGAGCTTCGCAGTCGGTTGGGCCTCTGTTTTAGCGAACCAAGATTGTGATCGAGTCGTCATATGAATTCCTCCATCCTCTATGCAGTTCATAATTTTACAGTAAATCCTTATATCTCTTTTTTTCTTCCAACACTTTCTAGCTTTTTTAAATATACAAACTTTAAAACGGCTTGACACGGGACAAAAGGGCTAAATTACTAGACTTCATAAAAATAAAACAAAATCCATATTATGCTATTTGTTTCCAAACTACAAAAACAACAATTTGACTTTTTCGCTCATTATCTGCCCATCATGATCTGTAAATCTAGCCTAAAACATAATTTCACATTTTCACGAACATTGTAAAACTAAAATCATTATGATTTACAATTACGCCCAAACCCCTTATCCTATAACAATTTTATCTTTACATGCCATTAACATAAATGTAACAAATTCAACCTGATATCATCCGACAAATTCCGCCTTTTTCCGCGCCCACCTTCAACCTCCTATATAATGGAACTAATTTAAAAAAAGCGCACACAAACCAAAATTAATAACTCTTTAAATTTTTAATAAACCGGGTTTTTAAGTAGTTCTAAAGAACTATATTATGCATAATTTTTTTTGACTCTTCGTCTAAAAAAATTAGTTCGAATTGATTTTTTCGCTTCCAAAGCTATGTTTTTTTCTTTTCAAGCCTAATAGAAACTTTTCAATTTTACTTCATAAGTACCTGTTTTTTAGAAATTTATATCCTTGATTTTACTCTTTCATCCCCCAAAAACAGTAACAGCAAACAGCAAGTCTCCCTTTAGTCAGAGACTTGCTGTTTTATAAGTTTATTATGATTGAATTCACCAGCGAGGGAAGTCTTGACTTCAAATTTCAAGAGGATGCCGCTGCCGCGAGCGTACCGGAAGAATCAGCAGTATGATGAATACTTCGCACGAAACGAATCGTTTTTGTATCTGAATGCATTACAACTGAATGGGTTTCAGCTCTGTGACCAGGCAGAGAACGAACCCCCTGCAACCACTCACCAGGCGTCACGCCTGTAGCGACAAACATCACGCCTTGGCGTCCGACCATGTCCTCCATCGACAGCAACGCCCCTGGATCAGTAATACCCATGCGTTTGCAACGTGCAATCTCTTCTTCTCCATGAGGTAGCAAGCGGCCCTGTATTTCTCCGCCCATGCATTTCAGCGCGGCCGCGGCCAATACACCCTCAGGAGCGCCGCCAGAGCCGATATGCAAATCTACACCGCTGTCCAGGCAGGTTTCAATTGCACCCATCACATCCCCATGACCAAGCAGCTTGATCCGAACGCCGCTTTCCCGCAGAAGCTGAATGATCCCGGCATGCCGTGCACGATCCAGAATGGACACCGTAAGATCGGACAAGGATTTCCCCAGTATGCGCGCTGCTTTTGACAATGTAGTCGGGATCGTGTCCTCTAGTGACAGCTTTCCAGCCAATGCCGGACCAACAGCTAATTTTTGCATGTACATATCCGGAGCGTGTAGTAGACTACCACGAGGTGCAGCAGCAATGACCGACAGTGCGTTATTCAAACCGTTCGCCACCGTTTCCGTCCCTTCGAGAGGATCAACAGCAATGTCCATGGCTGGCCCTCTGCGATTGCCTACTCTCTCCCCGATATACAGCATGGGAGCCTCATCCATTTCGCCTTCGCCAATCACGACCGTGCCGTCCATGGATACCGCATTAAAATGAGTACGAATGGCTACTGTTGCCGCCTCGTCCGCGCTATTCTTATCTCCACGCCCTGTCCATTGTGCCGATTGCAGTGCCGCTGCCTCTGTTACCCGAACGAATTCCAATGCCATTTGACTCTCCATACCTATCCCTCCACCTCTCCTAAAAATGATATTACCTACAGGCAAATAAATATTTTCAGGGCAGCTTTGCTGCCATTTTATTTATATCTTTATATAATCTCCTATATCCTACGGCCGATCCTTATCTTTAGAGCAGCTTTGCTGCCTTTTATATTTACACTCCTGTATCCCGTAATTATATTTTCTTTATAAGCGCTGCTTCTAAGTTGTTTCGCTTCTATAACATTCTGATAATCAAGCCTGCTGTCTCTTCAATGGCTTTATCTGTAACATCAATGACCGGACAATTCAGCTCTTTAAACAAAGACTGCGCATACGCGATTTCCTCTTCCACCCTTGTCGCTGTGGCGTATTGCACATTATTAGGAAGCCCCATAACCTTTAGTCGTTCACTGCGTATTTTCAACAGCAGCTCCGGCTGGATCGTCAATCCGAATACTCGGCCATGCTGAACATCCTTCAACTGAACAGGCGGTGTAAGCTCCGGTACAACCGGAATGTTGACTGTTTTATAACCTTTATGTGCGAGAAACATGGATAAAGGAGTTTTGGAAATACGTGACACTCCAAGCAATACTATATCTGCTTTGAGAATGGCGCTCACATCTTTGCCATCATCGTATTGAACTGCAAAATCCAGTGCCTCTACACGCCGAAAATAGTTGTCGTCCAGTCGGTGCAGTAGACCAGGCTTCTCTTTGGGATCGTTATGAAACGTATCGGCAAACGCCTGCATCATCGGTCCCATAATATCGACAGCCCGCACATTCAGCCGGACAGCCTCTTCTTTCATCGCCTCTCTCAATTCCGGCTGTACCAGCGTATAAGCTACAAAGCCTTTACGCTCGGCAACTTCCTCCATTACCCGACTCAGCTCGTCTTCATCCCTCACGTTCATAAATCTTTTGATCTCTGTGTCTGGTAACTCAAATTGGCGCATGGTCGCCTGTACGACAGCTTCTGCCGTCTCACCAATCGAGTCTGAACAGATCGCTATAAAATGACTGCTCGCCTGAACCATTCGATTCCTCCCATTAATCCTCTGCTACCATATCGAGCAACATTTTAATAATATTTGTTTTTGTAATACGTCCCACGACTTTCCAGTGCTCTCCTGGTTTGTCAGAATCCGAAGGGACGACGACAGGCAGGCTGTCGATTTGACGAGCAATAATTTTGCGTGCTGCCTCTAGTACGGTATCCTCTGGGGAAACAGTGACCACATTCGCCTGCCGGGTCATCACAAGACTGACAGGAATGGTTGCTGCATTGGGATTGCCTAACGTTACCTTGAGTAAATCCTTGCGGGAAGCCACCCCTGCCAAATCTCCGTCTTCATCGGTGACAATCAAATTGCTCACATTTTCCAAAAATAGAGCTACGACAGCTTCCTGAATTGTGGTTGTTTCACGTACGATGACTGGAACCCCGTGAAGATCACCGACTTTCATTTGCAAAAGCCGGAATTTTTCCTCCCGGTTCGGCGTGCCCCGCTTTCCAACAAAATAACCGACCTTGGGCTTAGCATCTATGTAATTCAGAATGCCCAATTTGGATAGGTCGGTCCGAATGGTCGCCTTACTGAGATTAAGCATTTCCGCAATCTGGTCACCCGTTATCGGGGCATGCTTTTGTACGATGTTTAAAATTTCTACTTGTCTTGCCGTAAGGTCGATGATGAACGCCCCTCCTTTTTTTGCTTGCGATCTGATATAGAATATAATACGTCATATATAATAATAAATCAACCTAAAAAAGCATATAAAACATCACATATATAAAATTAAAGTGGTTATTCATGTTTTTTTATCATTTAAAACACTTATTCCATACAAAAAACGGGTGCTTTAT
This window of the Paenibacillus polymyxa genome carries:
- a CDS encoding ABC transporter ATP-binding protein, with the translated sequence MTFKQGFYEFKQLMSLMKPHRKWYFTGLVGNSLTNASITILLSFVVHYLLNFAVNGDVQELYRAVYLVSGTFLALSLISPVCSYMYKRCVKLAIADVRMKLFGHVVKLSYEKAEKHHSGNLVSRMTNDVQTLEQAYTVHIRSIILETSLFLGSLVILMVLDWRFGIMAVLLGLASAWINAHFAKKMRQTSEELQGRMSRFTERLSDLLSGLQTVKLFGLRTKVGGLCNDASEDINRISIRQGRHMGLQDMCNFVIEFITLGGVLVAGLILVSQKQMELGVLGQIVQLQTGISTVFLELGAAVSLLQNSLAGLARIREILNESKEEEQFPAAKQKESVTGLIDPEVSASSAREPKESYDGVETVDSDLSIEQTAAALELHNISFGYQPDRPTLRRLNLVVPEGQVTAIVGPSGGGKSTVMKLLLGFYPPDEGVLRVRGRLAEEFRLDEVRDLMAYVPQEATLFHGTVADNIRFGSPDATDEEVKAAAKTAYASGFIAELPEGYDTIVGERGANLSGGQRQRIAIARALLKNAPILLLDEATSALDAESEYEVQQGLDELMKDRTTLVIAHRLSTIERADTICVLADGELKEQGTHDQLLAEGGHYAELYELQFRKHPEEQTA
- a CDS encoding ABC transporter ATP-binding protein, with the protein product MFRSNSAFRRLTRYIKPYNLWVFIAVISSLCLAAIDIILGKAIEQMAQGTFSSTQNMIYLVVGMTVIGMPCKFVMRYASARFSVSALRDLRGDLVHKFYDLPVSSVESKFTGDLVSRLTNNTALLQNFFIQQFANLFYLPLVFTASLTLLLLTSWKLVLASLALMPVGMIITSLMSKPIEKYSKELQEKIAHLNAVGQDAIGGIPIVKAFNMQAVLLKKYMVITEEVIKRGLRLEKRYAFITPVGVMMLATPIILVIVYGGYLIQQGELNAGGIVLFLYLISFILQPVAMLPTIISQMKEAGGAAKHLFEVLDWPDERQDGKITSISQDLKEDDAESKDDIPVVSFEHLTFGYNEGNTVLKEISFQVGQGETVAIVGASGGGKSTIFKLLCGFNEPGEHAGTVQLFGKNLTDWNLTSLRSHISMVSQEPSLFPATIAENIGYGRLEATRKEIVEAAKAAHAHDFIVQLPEGYETLLSERGGGLSGGQKQRISIARALLKNAPLLLLDEPTSALDSQSEAQVQIAMNAAMQNRTVLVIAHRLSTVRQANRIIVLDQGSIVESGTHEELLGREGVYRKLYLQNFEGQQTEENGYSLPEERSERRDLQAGVL
- a CDS encoding thioesterase II family protein, producing MTTRSQSWFAKTEAQPTAKLQLFCFPYAGGGAYIFNSWKSRLAPDITVLPIQLPGRESRSTEAPMETLQDIVQSLVPAMAPYIHKPFAFFGHSMGALIAFETARQLYSKAGKLPVHIIVSGKSAPQLPYSKKRLHNLADDSFTEELRLMQGTPEEVLQNAELMQIIMPRLRADFKVCETYVYQPGDPLACPMTVLGGTRDFEVSTDSLRAWQQHTMSPMDVRMFEGNHFFIHEQEQEVMSAVEDILSASSPMAHAAAAHTTYNTSTPQPRFRQS
- the glpX gene encoding class II fructose-bisphosphatase produces the protein MESQMALEFVRVTEAAALQSAQWTGRGDKNSADEAATVAIRTHFNAVSMDGTVVIGEGEMDEAPMLYIGERVGNRRGPAMDIAVDPLEGTETVANGLNNALSVIAAAPRGSLLHAPDMYMQKLAVGPALAGKLSLEDTIPTTLSKAARILGKSLSDLTVSILDRARHAGIIQLLRESGVRIKLLGHGDVMGAIETCLDSGVDLHIGSGGAPEGVLAAAALKCMGGEIQGRLLPHGEEEIARCKRMGITDPGALLSMEDMVGRQGVMFVATGVTPGEWLQGVRSLPGHRAETHSVVMHSDTKTIRFVRSIHHTADSSGTLAAAASS
- a CDS encoding pyruvate, water dikinase regulatory protein — protein: MVQASSHFIAICSDSIGETAEAVVQATMRQFELPDTEIKRFMNVRDEDELSRVMEEVAERKGFVAYTLVQPELREAMKEEAVRLNVRAVDIMGPMMQAFADTFHNDPKEKPGLLHRLDDNYFRRVEALDFAVQYDDGKDVSAILKADIVLLGVSRISKTPLSMFLAHKGYKTVNIPVVPELTPPVQLKDVQHGRVFGLTIQPELLLKIRSERLKVMGLPNNVQYATATRVEEEIAYAQSLFKELNCPVIDVTDKAIEETAGLIIRML
- a CDS encoding helix-turn-helix transcriptional regulator, which produces MLNIVQKHAPITGDQIAEMLNLSKATIRTDLSKLGILNYIDAKPKVGYFVGKRGTPNREEKFRLLQMKVGDLHGVPVIVRETTTIQEAVVALFLENVSNLIVTDEDGDLAGVASRKDLLKVTLGNPNAATIPVSLVMTRQANVVTVSPEDTVLEAARKIIARQIDSLPVVVPSDSDKPGEHWKVVGRITKTNIIKMLLDMVAED